The Chitinophaga pinensis DSM 2588 region TAAACCGGCGTAATTTCAGATGCCTATACTTAAAAAGAATAGCCTGGTCTGATAAGGGGATGCTTTGCCCCTGTCCGTTCCGACCCCATTTATCATCTTTCCCTGTTTCCGGCCGATGTCCGGTCATGCTTTCTTATTGACTTTAATGGTGATTAGACTGTTTCATACGCCGTTTAGATAATGCTTATCCTACGTTAATCTTACGTTCCTGAACGTAGGATTAACGTAGGATAAGCATTATCTAAACGGCATCTGTATGGCTCAGGAAGGAATCATTGTCTTTCTGACAGGCTAGGTTCCTGATCACCTAATTTACGAATTATCCTTCGGATAGAGATTCAGTATCACCCATAAAAAAACGCCGTAAAAAAGGCTTATTTCATCCCTTTTTACGACGTTTAATATGTTTATACGACGATTATTTTTCCATCTGCTCAATGATTGCAGCAGAAACACCGGTAAATGAGAAACCGCCATCATGGAACAGGTTCTGCATCGTTACCATTTTGGTCATGTCAGAGAACATTACCACACAGTAATCAGCGCACTGTTGTGCGGTAGCATTACCCAGCGGGCTGATTTTCTCAGCATATTCCATGAAACCATCAAAACCTTTCACACCACCACCTGCAGTAGTTTTGGTAGGAGACTGTGAGATAGTGTTTACACGTACTTTCTTCTTCATACCATAGTGGTAACCGAAGCTACGTGCTACTGATTCCAGCATAGATTTAGCATCTGCCATTTCGCTGTAGTCAGGGAATACTCTCTGTGCAGCGATGTAGCTCAGCGCTACTACTGAGGCCCAGTCATTCAGTGCATCCAGCTGATATGCAGTCTGCAACACACGGTGCAGGGACATAGCGGAGATATCGAATGTTTTATGAGAGAAGTCATAATCCAGGTCGGTGTAAGATCTGCCCTTACGCATGTTGATACTCATACCCACAGAGTGCAGTACGAAATCAATTTTGCCGCCAAAATGCTCCATGGATTTAGTGAAAAGGTTTTTCAGATCATCCATATTGGTAACATCAGCGGGTATAACAGGAGCATTACACTGTTCAGCCAGTTTGTTGATCTCTCCCATGCGTAACGCTATAGGAGCATTGGTAAGCACTACTTCGGCGCCTTCTTCCACACAACGTAATGCTGTGCTCCAAGCCATAGACTTCTCGTCCAATGCACCAAATATGATACCTTTCTTTCCTTTTAATAAGTTATGAGCCATTGGGTTCAATAATTAATTTCGGCAAAAATAGCTGTTATAGTTGAAAAAAAAAGATTAATTGAAAAGCAGTCAGCGGATTAGCTATTTTACCAACTCCCTTGCATTCTCAAGTGCCGCGGCTGTTGGTTTTTCTCCACTCAGCATCTGGGCGATCTTATTAATACGTTCTTCCCTTGTCAGCAGGCGTACGTTCGTGGTGATCTTACCGTCACGTGCGTCTTTAAACACAAAATAATGTGCATCTGCTTTACCTGCGATCTGTGGCTGGTGTGTGATACAGATGATCTGGTGACCACGGGCCATATCTTCCATGATAAAGCTGACCTGTCTGGCTGCTTCTCCGGAGATACCTGTATCGATTTCATCAAAGATCAGTGTTGGTAACGCCACAGAGCGTGCTACCAGCGACTTGATACAGAGCATCAACCGGCTTAACTCACCACCGGAAGCCACTTTCCTGATAGGCGCAAACTGTCCGCTCTTATTGGCGTCAAACAGGAATTCTATGATATCCTGTCCGTAAGGATTCAGTGCACCCTGTGTGATCGCGGCTTTCAGACGGGCATTCGGCATACCTACCTGTGCCAGCAGTGCATTCACTTTCTTTTCAAATGGTTCAGCTACTTTCAGACGTGCAGCCGTAATCGTTTCGGCCAGTTTTTGCAGGGCGGCCTGAAGAGTTGCAATTTCTGCTTCCAGTCCGGCCAGCTTTTCATCCAGGTTCAGTACCCCTTCAACACTTTGGGTGAGCTTTTCCTGGATGACCAGTAACTCCGCAGTGTTTTGCACACCGTGTTTTTTCAACAGCTTATACCCTAATGACACACGTTCATTCACCTGTTCTATACGGGCGCCATCAAACTGTACCTGGTCATTCATATGACCTATTTCTGAGGAAATATCCTGGAGATCTACATATACAGACTGTAATCGCTGGGCGACCGCAGGCGCCTCTTTATGATAAGATGCCAGGGCCTGTACGGAAGACTGGATCTGCTTCAGCTGTTGTAAAATAGGCTGTTCATCTTCATTCAGCTGAAAATAAACACGACTGAGTGTATTACGGATTTCCTCTGCATGACTCAGCACTTTCAGTTCTGCATCCAGATCTTCAATCTCATTGGGTGCAAAAGAAGCGTCGCTCAGTTCATCCAGCAGGAATTTGTTGTAATCGAGTTCTTTGTTAGCATTGTCACGCTGGTCCTGCAACTGCTTCAGCTGGCGTTGTATCTGCGCATAGCGCTGGTATTGCTGCTGGTATTGCTGCATTACTGCCGGTTGATTGACCAGGGCATCCATGACCTCCCGCTGAAAATCGGACTTTTCCAGTTCCAGGGTGTCAAACTGCTGATGCAGGTCCACCAGGTACTGGCTTAATTCCGTCAGCTGGCCCAGATTGACAGGCGTATCATTGACAAATGCACGGGATTTACCAGCTGCGCTGATCTCTCTGCGGATGATCAGCAGGTCTTCCATATCAAGCTCGTGCTCATGGAAAAAAGCAGCCACCTGGGATTTCCTGACTTTGAAAACCCCTTCAATCACGCATTTTGATCCCTTATCCAGTAGCATTCCCGGATCAGCCCTCTCTCCCAGTATTAATGACAATGCCCCCAGTACAATAGATTTACCGGCGCCTGTTTCCCCTGTAATAACATTCAGGTTGCCGGAGAAATCTACTTCCAGGTGATCAATGATCGCGTAGTTCTTGATAGTTAATTTCTGTAGCATAAGGAGTATTGGAAATACGAATATATCACATTGGATTATTCCGCAAATTAATACTTGTACTACGAAGTGTATCTGCGTAGTGACGGCCTCAACCGCCGTTCATTCGTTGTA contains the following coding sequences:
- a CDS encoding enoyl-ACP reductase — its product is MAHNLLKGKKGIIFGALDEKSMAWSTALRCVEEGAEVVLTNAPIALRMGEINKLAEQCNAPVIPADVTNMDDLKNLFTKSMEHFGGKIDFVLHSVGMSINMRKGRSYTDLDYDFSHKTFDISAMSLHRVLQTAYQLDALNDWASVVALSYIAAQRVFPDYSEMADAKSMLESVARSFGYHYGMKKKVRVNTISQSPTKTTAGGGVKGFDGFMEYAEKISPLGNATAQQCADYCVVMFSDMTKMVTMQNLFHDGGFSFTGVSAAIIEQMEK
- the recN gene encoding DNA repair protein RecN encodes the protein MLQKLTIKNYAIIDHLEVDFSGNLNVITGETGAGKSIVLGALSLILGERADPGMLLDKGSKCVIEGVFKVRKSQVAAFFHEHELDMEDLLIIRREISAAGKSRAFVNDTPVNLGQLTELSQYLVDLHQQFDTLELEKSDFQREVMDALVNQPAVMQQYQQQYQRYAQIQRQLKQLQDQRDNANKELDYNKFLLDELSDASFAPNEIEDLDAELKVLSHAEEIRNTLSRVYFQLNEDEQPILQQLKQIQSSVQALASYHKEAPAVAQRLQSVYVDLQDISSEIGHMNDQVQFDGARIEQVNERVSLGYKLLKKHGVQNTAELLVIQEKLTQSVEGVLNLDEKLAGLEAEIATLQAALQKLAETITAARLKVAEPFEKKVNALLAQVGMPNARLKAAITQGALNPYGQDIIEFLFDANKSGQFAPIRKVASGGELSRLMLCIKSLVARSVALPTLIFDEIDTGISGEAARQVSFIMEDMARGHQIICITHQPQIAGKADAHYFVFKDARDGKITTNVRLLTREERINKIAQMLSGEKPTAAALENARELVK